The genomic window CCCAATTGCCTTAAATTATAAACATacactttactttaaaacattgtggtgaatgaaaaaatgtttcctgaAACAAAGTGCTCTGCATTATtatgtcctctttttttctcttggttCAGTGCTTGGTTGATGCCAGATTGCACATGCAGACAGCAGAAATAGTCCAATAGTTTAAGAAAGTTCAGACAGTGATTGGTATGAAAAGAGAATTCTGGTAGTTAAATGATCCAGGACTGGAGGAAATGTACATATACAGATGAATAACTGATAAAGACAGAGAGCGGATATTGACTGACAGATCCTATAATCTCAAATcaactgtaatggacctgcaGTACTCAGAGGACTCACACTTATACAGTGATCTGGGGGCAAGTGTAATACtaaatcagacacacacacagaaatcatGCATAGTTTATTGCTGACTTAtttaaaaatttgaatgcaTTGTGGACCCATGAATGTAAATTATTTGCAATtgatttagtgtgtgtgtgtgtgtgtgtgtgtgtgtgtgttaccctcATTAAATGTTGCTCagtagagctgctgctgctacaccCAGATATGCCATCCATAGCTGATTAATGATGCTGTTGTGTGCCTCCTATGTGCCAAGTCCATGACAACAGGACATTTATGATTTCACACACAATTTCACCATACTGCATTGAATACTTTCATACAATGAAAGGAGAGGAGGCAGCACAGATACCTGACTGAATCACCTCAAGCAAATCTCCCTttcatcttccattttttcATTGTGCAGAAAAATGTCCTCCATATCAAAGTATGGTTAAGTAATTGATATCACTAATGGGGTTACTAGGAACAACTGATGTTACAGGCAGACATTTCAAAGAAAGTGACCTAAAGGACAGATCCCATGTCAGAAACCACCAGAGATACTTTAAGGTACAATATGTTTAACTGTCTTTCTATACAGTACATGGAGAGATACACTTGGTCATTATAAGCAATATAATGTATTATGGATGTCCACCACAATGTAATGTATGGAAAACTTTTTGAGTCTTGAAATGGCGATAAAGCAGTtcattaattgataatgaattGAATAGCAGAAAGAGTAATGAATAAAAGACTTGAATATGTTAGCTCAATCAATGGGTCACATTAAAAAGGAAATGATGATATAAAATTATAAGAACTTGACCTCCTAATTGAGTTATACTGTATACGAAAACTATAAaatgctgtatttatttttaagttgtACACAGAAGGAGACTTCCGATGTCCTCTATGATAATATGTACGTCCTGTATATAATATGTGTTTATTGCAGCTAACAAACCCACTAGTGAATGATACTGTCATCATGATGACTCCAGCTGGAAACCAGAGGAAACCTTCTCCTGCAGTTACAGATGTGGCTGTGTGGGGGCGGTAGAGTATACCTGCTCTCCACCAAATCAGCtgacgaagaagaagaaaaccgGCGCTGATTTTGAACTTTGCAGAGGAATGTGCTAACTTTATCAGGCAGGTGTGGCTCTGCTGCCGCGGTAATAAACTAACATCTGCTTTTAATATCGGACGTTGTTACACTACATGCCAGCCGCGCTCTCACAGGAGATATATTGCACAGGTAACTTAAACGTTGGCgtgaaatgtttgttgttttgtcttctgaCTAAAATAACGGTAGGTTGCTAACACAAACTTGCTAACGTTAATGCAAACATACCGATAAGTTAGCTTCATTGTTGACGCAGTGGGTAAAATAGATTTTGCTTACAGTAACAGGCCTAGTTAGTATGAATACAGTGGAGATTACGTTGCCGTTATGGCCGTTAATAGCATTTGAAGCAGAAGTTacgttgtttttcttttaacttacTGTAGGTTAATGTCTTCGTTTAACCCCCTAACTTACTCACTACCAATAATGGCAATATTACTGCTCATTCAAGGCTAGCAACAATATTAAACGTTAGTAAAAGAAAACTAACATTAGCACTATCGTCCAATTTACCCACTTATCATAACTTCTAACTTTATCTAACTCTGCTGCAGTGAGACACTATGGAGCCGTCTGTGGTGAACCTGTACAACCAGTTCCAGACTCTGCGAGCCCAGATGGACGGTCTGAATGAGAGCATTGAACCACGTAAGTTATTTCCACTCTCTGTTCTGGTATTTGCCACCTCTTCAAAAGCCTGCCAGTGAAACATAAGGGAGTTTAGGTGCATGCGTGGTGTAGTCAAGCTTTTTCTGCTGCAGTCTAGTTTCTACTGTGTCCTTTTCAAAAATGCGTCAGCTGATGCAATAAATTATTAACCACAGATTATGAATGCACACTCAGCACTGAGTATTGAACTTCTTCAGTATGTAAAGGCTGACCAGGCCAGGGCTAAAACGTGGTTTGAAATAGCAAGTGGGGTGCAGTTGAAATTTCCATTCCAATAGTCCACATTGCAGGGCATATCCATTTTAACTAACAAGAAAGCAGTTCCTTTGTTCATACTACaaagcactttgtgtttttgtcctcttTCTTAAGGTATTTTGCACCATTGCCATTCTAATGAAAACTAATGGAATTTTGAAGACATAATACATGCAACCACCAAAGAGAAAAATAGTATATTCTGCACAGCAGCAATACAACAATCTCATCTTCTGTCGTCTAGAGTTCCTCCAGATGGCAGTGAACTTTGAGGATTGCCGTAAGAAGTGGCTGCGGGCTGATGATGAGCTGGTTTCCTGTAAAGAGATGCTGGCTAAAGCAGAAACTGAGAGGGGAGCTCTGGAGGTCAAGCTAAAGCACGCTCGCAACCAGGTGGATGTAGAGATCCGCCGGCGGCAGAAGGCTGAGTCAGTCTATGAGAAGCTGGTTAGTGCAACACTGTTTATAAATCTTGTATACTTGCACGGTTGTTTATGTGATGCCGGCGATTAAAAGTAAAGAAGCTAGAAGTTAATCTTCAGATAATGTTCTTGGTAAAGTTCATCTCATAGGTCAACAAATGTGAATCATTTTTAACTAGTGATTGCTCATTATCactaattaattaatactttttttgcATCTGTGTTTTCTTATGTGTGGACCTGTCCCTCTCAACCTGCTGATTTGTGTGTCTAAAAGGAGCGGCAGCTACAGCTGATCCGGGAGCTGCTGATATCGGACAACAACGGTAGCAGCGTCCACTTGAGTGAGGAGCAGCGCTCCGCCCTGGCCTTCCTCAGTGCCCACTCACAGGCAGCACAGGCTGCTAAACCCAACCTCAACTCCAGTCGAAAGTGAGAACCTCCTCATTTGGTTCTGAAACAGCTAGGCTACACCATTATTCACTTTATCTGAAAAATGACCAGAGTGAACGCTAGACTTTGAGCACAAAGAGCACTGAGATGATAAACTGCCATTTCATGGATAAATGTAGAGGTATTCATAGTGAACAGTGTAGGGAATCCAATTCAGTTTGTAAAAAAGGTTCCTACATTAAAGCTTGTATAATTCAGCAAAACATGATGATGTTCTCCAACTAGCCGTGGACACATAAAGTACTTCAGACAGGAAGATTAAATActgacttttattattttacaggttAACTACCATCGATGAATCGGCCTCCTTGCTGTCAGACATCAGCTATGATCAAACAGACGACTCTCTAGTATGTTGAcctgttttgttaaatgttgcGTTAAACTTCTGCACTGTATATTGTAGTAGGCCTGCTGATGTGAGGATCAAATAGTGGGACAACAGTCCTCATTAAAGGACAGCAATAATAAATTGGCCTTTTAAGTACTatggtttgtttttcctcctttcttgtAGGACTGGGATTCCTCTGCCATGAAGACGGTGAGACTGCGGAAACGCCAGAAACGAGTGAGTCATGCctttattgcattttaaatgGATGCCTCTTTGCTTGCATTAATGATGACGTAATTATGTTTCATGTTAAGTGTAAAggcagtttttagtttttattcatgttcttCTATACATCAGCACAAGCTTGTCTTGGTATGTGTTTTTGAAAGTTACATTGTAATCCACAGCGTTCCTCCAGAAAACTCTCTGAGGTTCCTCCACAGGCGGTGAAGAAACCTCGCTCTACTGGACGCGCATCAGATAGGGTAATGCTGACCTCTGCAGCTGACTGTGCTCAATAACATCTAAAAAGcagtttgtgtctgtgaatCCACAATTTCTCTTCAAATGTACATGAGTTTGCTGAAAATCTcataaaaaatctgtttatgtAATTCAGATGAATGAGTCTATAGTGGCCAAAACCACCATCACCGTGCCTATAAATGGTGGTGCTGTCGAGGCTGTCTCCACCATTGAGACTGTGCCCTACAGAACACgcagcagagagaggagtggTGAgagttttggggtttttttggttcTGTATTTGGGATCTTACAAGTAGATTGGTCTCATAAAGTAAAAACCCCTGTATAGTTTACATAATAATAGTGTTTAATATCCTCGCTGGTTTTGGGATTTGACCAACATGTGATTGTTTCTACAGCTGCTTTAGCGTGGGCTGATACAACCTCTACTAACCAATCTGAGACAACCAGTGAAGTTCCCAGCACACCAGTCTCAGATTTCCCAGCCAAACTCAGAACCCCCAGAGCTAATGAAGGAGGAAAGACACACCACTTTGTCCCCAAAACAGTAAGACTACATTCTTATCATTGTGACAGTTAAGCATTTTAACTTAAGACTGTATCTCCAGCTCCATCATTACTACAGGCTTGTTCAGCTCGTCAAAGTGTAATCTTGTCACCTTGGGTTCTATGTGACTGTCTggtcttttcctcctctcactAAGGTGATCAAATCTGAGTTCTGTGTACCATGTGGAAGAAGAACAAAGTTTGGCAAGATGTACCTTCGTTGCCAGGATTGCAGGGTTGTGACTCATCCAGAGTGTCGTGACCGCTGTCCTCTGCCCTGTAATCCTACAGCTGTTAGCACTCCCATCAGGAACACAGAGGTACATGTTTCTCAGTACTTAATGGCATGTTTCCGCTCtataatttttcattatttttcctgtTCCTGTCATGTTACCTATAAAATCTGCATTCTGTCTGCAGACCACTCTGGCTGATTTTGCTCCGGTCACCTCCCCAAAGATCCCAGCTTTGGTTATCTACTGTATTAAGGAGATTGAACACAGAGGGTTACATGAGGTGAGACAGGCTTTATTTAAGTCCTTGTTTACTCGTCACCTTCGTGTTTTTCTCTGATTCGTCCCCTTGAGTGATTACAAGAGATAATTTCTCTAATTAGTTATTCCATTCAGTAGTGAGGTATCGCAACACCAAACAATGAGACTTAGTTTCTTTTATCTCTTCCTTGCCCCAGGTTGGCCTGTACAGAATCTCTGGCCATGAGCGCTCAGTGAAAGAGCTGAAGGAGAAGCTGATTAGAGGAAAGACTCTGCCTCCTCTGAACAAAGTAGAAGACATCAATGTCATTACAGGTGTTCTCAAAGACTTCCTCAGAAACCTTCCAGAGCCACTGCTCACCTTCCAGCTTAACAAAGCCTTCATGGAAGCAGCCGGTTAGTTTCTGAGATTTATAGAATCACTTACAGAACATTTTCGTCTTTATTTGTCTGAATGTTTATGTAACATTCTTTTAAGAACAAGGAATTGAATTGAATGGTGCATTGGATAAATGGAATAGCCATCTACATGTGTGTTAAATGACTGATGTTAATGTTCTTGTAGAAATCAAGGATGACGGCAACAGTCTTGCCATGTTGTACCAGACCATCAGTGAGCTGCCTCAACCCAACCGAGACACTCTGGCCTGCCTGATGATCCATCTGCAGAAGTAATTTTCATTACTGGCATTTCAGCAGTGCTAAGAAGCATTTAGTTATCTTATTACCTTCCACCAATAAGGCAGGAGTTTTGTAAACAACTTCTTGTAAACCAATGATgcaagacagacagatgtttggGACAA from Thunnus maccoyii chromosome 3, fThuMac1.1, whole genome shotgun sequence includes these protein-coding regions:
- the LOC121893952 gene encoding rac GTPase-activating protein 1-like, with the protein product MEPSVVNLYNQFQTLRAQMDGLNESIEPQFLQMAVNFEDCRKKWLRADDELVSCKEMLAKAETERGALEVKLKHARNQVDVEIRRRQKAESVYEKLERQLQLIRELLISDNNGSSVHLSEEQRSALAFLSAHSQAAQAAKPNLNSSRKLTTIDESASLLSDISYDQTDDSLDWDSSAMKTVRLRKRQKRRSSRKLSEVPPQAVKKPRSTGRASDRMNESIVAKTTITVPINGGAVEAVSTIETVPYRTRSRERSAALAWADTTSTNQSETTSEVPSTPVSDFPAKLRTPRANEGGKTHHFVPKTVIKSEFCVPCGRRTKFGKMYLRCQDCRVVTHPECRDRCPLPCNPTAVSTPIRNTETTLADFAPVTSPKIPALVIYCIKEIEHRGLHEVGLYRISGHERSVKELKEKLIRGKTLPPLNKVEDINVITGVLKDFLRNLPEPLLTFQLNKAFMEAAEIKDDGNSLAMLYQTISELPQPNRDTLACLMIHLQKVSQCVDTKMDVTNLARVFGPTLVGHAVPDPDPMTILHDTNRQPRVIERLLSIPGSFWSQYAYPDNLGIDNTHHIDTPDHRVSILGPVTTPEHQMMTKTPSSSSLSQRMMQTLSSTTIFGSKSKASAASNRQGNFFASPQLK